From Aspergillus luchuensis IFO 4308 DNA, chromosome 2, nearly complete sequence:
AGTATGACAGACAGGTACAGTCGGACCTCTACTATCACTACACGTTGatgtgatgctgatgttATTACTGGCAGATTTGTCCACTCTCTTACTGCCAAGGTacactcctctcctcccacaaTCGAGAAAGTATCGAGCCGGTTTCAAGAATTCTACGTCCGAGCCGAATCACACATAGCTACACATATCTCTGCTCTTGCTTCCCGGATAAACCGTGACCCTTCCCCGTACCGTGCCGCGCAGGGCAAGTCTAGTAATACAGGTTCAGATGGCCGCCAGATGTTGACAGCATCAGAAGTCACTGAAAGGAGGATTGCGCGAAAGCATCTTGCAACCAAGCGTGTTGCCTTGGAAGAAGCCGTGGAACGGAGAGCTTGTGAGACTATCTACGACAAGCTATGGAGACATAAAAGTACATTGGATGAAATCAGAGACGAGAAACTGCGCTCAAAAACAGCGGCTCTCTCTGTAGTTGGCATTAATCTGAAGGATCTCGGTGTCGAGATCGACGTGAGTGCTATCGATGAAGACAAGCAAAAAGAAGCGGATGAATGTCTTTCTGCTGCGCGAGACTGCTTGGCAAAGATGAACGATGACAAGTATCCTTTGGGCAAACTTCAACAACTTGCCGCCGCGCACAAGGCCATAGTTGATGCCTTGACTAAGCTcctgccatcatcctcttctgctgACGAGATATTACCTACCCTGATCTATTCCTTGATCACTTGCCCTCCTGAGGGGATTAACGTTATAAGCAACCTACAATTCATCCAGCGGTTTAGGTCGTCCAATAAGATAGACGGTGAAACCGCATATTGCTTGACTAACCTGGAAGCGGCCATTAGCTTTCTTGAAAATGTAGATCTGTCTGAATTGCGCGGCGAGGAGGCCTTTGAAGGCCAGACCAAGGCATCCAATGATGTTTCAACTGCGGCCGGAAAGGTCGACTCCCTCCCATCTCCTACTACCACCAAGGAAGCAGCAGTATCGTCGGTTACACCAGTGACAGCCTCACCTGAACTCTCCAAACCAGTTGGACAAGAAGCTTCGGATAGCTTGCCCAGACCTCAGTCATCGGCGAGCACCCAACAACGGCGGCTGAACAACCTTTTCCAGCCCCCTGCCAAGGTGCTCGGTGCTGCTAACGATGCTGTTCGTAACACTGCCGACCAGGGGCTCAAGAACATTGGAGCATCCTTGGACAGCAGCTTCAATTTCCTCTTTGGCCGCCTCAAAGAGTTGCAGTCCAATCAGTTCCCTGTCAAAGATGGGAACCCAGTACTGCCCAAGACCTTGGCAGATGCTCGACGTCTGGTCAACAACCCTATATCTACGGAGCATAGCCTGAACCAGGACGAAAATGCCGGAAGAGAGTCTCGTCCCGTTGACCGCCCACAATTAAGGCGCATCGGATCGAAGGCTGAGGATACATTCCTAGGGCTGGTCAGTGGCCAGAGAACACCACGTGACCGGAGTGTCGAGAGTGTTCGGACCCAGGGCAGCTCCAGAAAAGCAACCGTCTCTCAAGGCCCCCAGAAGGAAGAGCCCCAGGCTTCCCCAGCAAGCACGACCTCGCAAGCGCCTACACCGCTTGAATCTGTGCGAAACTTTGGAAACACCCTCAACCCACTCAACCACATCCCCGGTATGATCCGCAACTTTGGACGCGGTATCCCTGGAACTCCTGACACTCCTGGTTCGATGCCATCGCCCAACACACCCACTGAGAGAATCAGAGCCTCGATCCTCTCCCGAGAGACTTCCTCGTCGAGCGTGCACAGCGTCCCGCCCCGTGTAGAGCGGGTGGACCCGCCTATTCAACGTTTCCTCCAGATGCAAAACGCCAACGAGCTTACCATCGCCGATGTATCTGTTTTGCTGGATGACTACAAGCGCCTTGCAGCAGCGCTATCGAAACAGAACCACTGAACTTGACTGAATTCTTTCCTCTCCGATTTGTTTTCCTAAAGCATATGATTCCCACATGGTTGTTCATACTATCTCCCTCTTCGTTgtatcctttttctttctccatggCGATTCCGCGTTCTGTGTTTATGTGTGTGTTATATCATTGAGATTGTAGACCACTGCTGGTGTTCAGTGTTTTTAAGTGTCCAGGTTCAGTCAGGTCTTCCATTTGCAGCCATTTGGGTCGAAGGCATAGCTAGCAGTGCTAGTGTTTAATCAAATGCAGATTTTACTTTCAAGCTATGAGCTGGGGGAGTATAGGTGTGGGGTATTATGATATTGCtaaatgatgatggtgatataAGGATTGTTCAGCGAAAACCATACATAACAAAGCAGTAATTTGAAACATGGTATAGTAAGAAAGGTGGTCATCCTCACGTAAGCTCTATCATGAACCTTGAATATCCCgagaaacaacaacaagaaacaaATACAGTCTGAATCCTATAACAATAAAACGAAATCATGATCGAAATGTTGGTGATAAAGTGCCACAACCCCAATAAAAACATAGAAATAGAATCAACACAAGCGAGTACATCCTTCGCCGAGAAGACCATTAAGTATATATGCAAGTTAAACTCCTCTCACttatatcatatattaaaataaaatcaaggCGTCCTCCCCCTCAACACCTCCGCCCCCCcactcctcatctcctccaacttcctcgTCAAATCAGCAGACTGCTCCTCCACCACTTCATTCCTCCTCGCAATTTCCGCCTCAAACAACGCCGCTGTTTTCCGTCTTGCATGGCGGAGATCTTTCATCTTGGAAAGTGCGTTGCTGAATTGGTCGATGAGGAGATCGCCGTAATCTTCCCATTCGTTCATCGTGAgcgtggagaagaagtcgcgGCGGTCTTTGTCTTCGGAGTTTAGTAGGAAGTCGATTTTCTCGTCTGAGGTGGCGTTGGGGCCTGGGTTGGGGGCtggcgtggtggtggtgggggtggatttggcgggTGCGATTGGGGTGTGGTCGAAGGGTTCGGATTGGAGGTCCTTGAAGGATTTTTGGCGCAGGATTTCCGGTGGGTAGTCGGATTCGAGGTTACGTTTCTTGTTTTTGGTACTGGTgccgatggtgatggtgctcTTGGTGGGTTGGAAGTCGGGGTCGTCTGAGACGATGCGTTGGACGGAGTTGCGGCGGGCGAATGGGTCGTTGATTGGGTCGTGGTCGTCGTCGTGGTCGACGTCTAGGTCGTCGATGTTGGTCATGTCAAAGGTGGTTAGGGGTGGTAGGCTGTCGCGGCTGGTGTCGAAGAGGTGGTTGTCGTCGGAGTTGTGGcgctggtgatggtggtggtggtggttggtagTGCTGGTGATACCTGGTTCTTTGCCGGGTTGGGGTCGAGGACCTGAGGTTCGACGAGTTGGGGTTATGTCCAGTTGTTCTAGGAGAGATGGCTTTGGTGGACTGAATCGTGTCCGTGGAGTTGCTGTCATACTGCGTGGCAGTGTGACTTTCCTGTTGGGTAGAGCCTGTTTCGATAATCTGGCGTCGGATGTGGATTGccgcagaggaggaggagcagcagtcTTTGATGGTTCGGGATATGCTTGTGGTTCTGGATTTTGATAAGATCTCCTGCTGGCGGTCCAAAAGCTCTGTAGTCGTTTGCTTAATGGTTCCTCGGTGGAGGATCTGTATCTGCGGGCGTAGTTCCCGTCCTCAGTTGTATCAGATCGTTCATCGTCTCCAGCCATGGAGGTCAATTGACTtgcatcatcggcatcttcTGAGTTGAAACCAGCTGATTTCATAGCGTTGTCTCCAAGATTCTCGTACCACTTGCCATCGTAAGCACGGCGTGGCAATCGAGACGGATGCAGTGGCCTCTCATCCGCTACTGGCGCTGCCTCCTGATATTGAGGAACTGTGGCGGGTCGTAATTGGAATTGAAGTGGAGCATCCTCTGCGCCCATAACACTCGTCGCAGCGATAGTCGATTCGTCGATGCCTTCCACATCGGTGTCAAACATGTCTCTATGCACGCCATTTTCCGCGGGCGCCTGAGGCATCTGCTCGCTAAATGCCGGTGTTGAATAATGCTCCAGGGGAATTGATTTGTTGATTGGCAGGGGCACTGGCGCCACCAGATTTGTTGGAGGGACGTCAACCCTTGCTTGTGCGGCTAGAGCCTGCCGTGACTGT
This genomic window contains:
- a CDS encoding uncharacterized protein (COG:S;~EggNog:ENOG410PXM7;~InterPro:IPR029178;~PFAM:PF15463) codes for the protein MGVGDYVHSKEAGQPRPRTTEASKQSRQALAAQARVDVPPTNLVAPVPLPINKSIPLEHYSTPAFSEQMPQAPAENGVHRDMFDTDVEGIDESTIAATSVMGAEDAPLQFQLRPATVPQYQEAAPVADERPLHPSRLPRRAYDGKWYENLGDNAMKSAGFNSEDADDASQLTSMAGDDERSDTTEDGNYARRYRSSTEEPLSKRLQSFWTASRRSYQNPEPQAYPEPSKTAAPPPLRQSTSDARLSKQALPNRKVTLPRSMTATPRTRFSPPKPSLLEQLDITPTRRTSGPRPQPGKEPGITSTTNHHHHHHQRHNSDDNHLFDTSRDSLPPLTTFDMTNIDDLDVDHDDDHDPINDPFARRNSVQRIVSDDPDFQPTKSTITIGTSTKNKKRNLESDYPPEILRQKSFKDLQSEPFDHTPIAPAKSTPTTTTPAPNPGPNATSDEKIDFLLNSEDKDRRDFFSTLTMNEWEDYGDLLIDQFSNALSKMKDLRHARRKTAALFEAEIARRNEVVEEQSADLTRKLEEMRSGGAEVLRGRTP
- a CDS encoding VPS9 domain-containing protein (COG:U;~EggNog:ENOG410QDQ0;~InterPro:IPR003123,IPR037191;~PFAM:PF02204): MSANSADDGAAKPRLHTARSFPRMDAPETSPFVRSRAKTVQSVAIPESVDAEALPLPLSTAEEDRNSSPDLFEKSGSADLGYGDDAQQSEETSVLSRGSLGHTEELPIELASMTDRFVHSLTAKVHSSPPTIEKVSSRFQEFYVRAESHIATHISALASRINRDPSPYRAAQGKSSNTGSDGRQMLTASEVTERRIARKHLATKRVALEEAVERRACETIYDKLWRHKSTLDEIRDEKLRSKTAALSVVGINLKDLGVEIDVSAIDEDKQKEADECLSAARDCLAKMNDDKYPLGKLQQLAAAHKAIVDALTKLLPSSSSADEILPTLIYSLITCPPEGINVISNLQFIQRFRSSNKIDGETAYCLTNLEAAISFLENVDLSELRGEEAFEGQTKASNDVSTAAGKVDSLPSPTTTKEAAVSSVTPVTASPELSKPVGQEASDSLPRPQSSASTQQRRLNNLFQPPAKVLGAANDAVRNTADQGLKNIGASLDSSFNFLFGRLKELQSNQFPVKDGNPVLPKTLADARRLVNNPISTEHSLNQDENAGRESRPVDRPQLRRIGSKAEDTFLGLVSGQRTPRDRSVESVRTQGSSRKATVSQGPQKEEPQASPASTTSQAPTPLESVRNFGNTLNPLNHIPGMIRNFGRGIPGTPDTPGSMPSPNTPTERIRASILSRETSSSSVHSVPPRVERVDPPIQRFLQMQNANELTIADVSVLLDDYKRLAAALSKQNH